A window from Dermacentor albipictus isolate Rhodes 1998 colony chromosome 10, USDA_Dalb.pri_finalv2, whole genome shotgun sequence encodes these proteins:
- the LOC135899658 gene encoding protein dispatched homolog 1-like isoform X2 produces MNESQPEVPPADEEEGSYGRLVQSPPTSKGRKRKKDPQDARSEPGKPRRKLGPMWKRRGEGAPRNRERTRYFCSDPSRSHGHVVFGPKVPGTNLFTLEALRSICRTDLDVLRRPASLRSICERVSPRRCCTSWSIPHFVALLHNRSSCLDITATDVQEVLKRLEACAPHYHSMKLSHDCASGAPLCRGVPAECIEYNAVYTILHYLADVDFLAPVAGRGDDDGDELIGHWDGGSQRNDSASGPGKLVHKPHLSYTSVFLPIAQSTAAMPYFKDLEEYGQLEDDVTQVVGMELGLKHALFDEYLLHDTVYVALAGVTVLAAMWAYTQSFLVTAVTCLAVIFSLGTAYFLYTTVFRISFFPFMNILTLTIAIGIGADDAFIYCKTWGAAKAEKNSGTLVKLVRDTLHHACLSMLVTSVTTAAAFFASCVSSITAVRCFGLFAGTAVLASFFFTVTWLPAALIVAEKWCSSTCCLCVPPFGVYLPRLKRFWCCSPVCAALWRLHHSFAEAARVFYDKLLPCIVIRLRWFWLLSLTLVAAGGAVAIFVHPRLRLPESPEFQVLSASHLFERYDLDLKERFWFEKARSRDPFHRLPIRIIWGVLPVDTGDYLDPSNKGAVVFDPEFDVADPASQEWLLSFCKRLRAQSFHRSALGVLFSGCFIETFKSWMERRCVDSFKQADRFPCCESSHFPYPRDVFSLCLRRAIASLHQSPGYYFVPGMAGPRFLRNGTVRAIVLEYDSVYSYSHSHHDMDNFWHRVESWIEQEMKSAPPGLRNGWFTSDLEFYDLQSSLAEGTLVAMGVAVGVSFVALLVTTLNLLVSLYAIVTIACVICTTVGALVLMGWRLNVLESITVSVAIGLAVDYTIHYGVAYRLSAQDRETSVIQSLSRVGSPVTMAALTSFLAGALMFPSFVLAYLQVGTFLMLITVVSWVYATFFFHSLLSVAGPQRGQLQLDYPSLHCCESASPAPVDKTVYALSESTLSTSSASCPAAIIHSESHELEPLTLAAALNGGSAVNRFGNGNKKKQKKARQRSGSLSAAAARTHGARRKVSLPVVSVTYHGDPSPRHVSGATSSSTIVCGADEDIHDDPIV; encoded by the exons ATGAATGAAAGTCAGCCAGAAGTCCCCCCAGCTGATGAAGAGGAAGGGTCATATGGTCGGCTTGTTCAAAGTCCACCAACCTCCAAGGGTCGCAAACGCAAGAAAGACCCACAAGACGCGCGGTCAGAGCCGGGAAAGCCACGGCGAAAGCTTGGTCCCATGTGGAAGCGTCGAGGGGAGGGCGCTCCTAGGAACCGTGAAAGGACACGCTACTTCTGCAGTGATCCAT CTCGAAGCCACGGCCACGTGGTCTTTGGCCCAAAGGTTCCCGGAACGAACCTGTTCACCCTGGAGGCCCTACGCTCCATCTGTCGGACTGACCTGGATGTGCTGCGACGCCCCGCCAGCCTGCGATCCATCTGCGAGCGGGTCAGCCCACGCCGCTGCTGCACTTCCTGGTCCATCCCGCACTTCGTTGCGCTGCTCCACAACCGGTCTTCGTGCCTGGACATCACGGCGACCGATGTCCAGGAG GTTCTCAAAAGGCTGGAGGCCTGTGCGCCCCACTACCACAGCATGAAGTTGAGCCACGACTGTGCCTCGGGGGCCCCGCTGTGCCGCGGAGTACCCGCCGAGTGCATCGAGTACAACGCAGTGTACACCATCCTCCACTATTTGGCCGACGTCGACTTCCTCGCCCCGGTCGCGGGCCGGGgggacgacgacggcgacgagtTGATCGGTCACTGGGACGGCGGCAGCCAACGGAACGACTCGGCGTCTGGTCCGGGCAAGCTCGTCCACAAGCCACACCTGTCCTACACGAGTGTGTTCCTTCCTATAGCCCAGAGTACCGCGGCTATGCCCTACTTCAAGGACCTCGAGGAGTACGGCCAACTAGAGGATGACGTAACTCAG GTTGTGGGCATGGAACTGGGGCTGAAGCACGCCCTCTTCGACGAGTACCTGCTTCACGACACGGTGTACGTGGCCCTGGCAGGCGTGACGGTGCTGGCAGCCATGTGGGCCTACACGCAGTCGTTCCTGGTGACGGCCGTCACGTGCCTGGCCGTCATCTTCTCTCTGGGCACGGCCTACTTCCTCTACACCACAGTCTTCCGCATCTCCTTCTTCCCCTTCATGAACATCCTCACCCTTACGATCGCCATAG GTATTGGAGCAGATGACGCCTTCATATACTGCAAGACGTGGGGGGCAGCCAAGGCGGAGAAAAACAGCGGCACGTTGGTCAAGCTGGTCCGGGACACGCTGCACCACGCCTGTCTCTCCATGCTGGTCACCAGCGTCACTACAGCTGCTGCCTTTTTTGCCAGCTGTGTCAGCAGTATCACAGCTGTTCGCTGCTTCGG CCTGTTTGCCGGCACGGCTGTGCTGGCGAGCTTCTTCTTCACGGTGACATGGCTGCCTGCAGCGCTCATCGTGGCTGAGAAGTGGTGCTCCTCAACATGCTGCCTCTGTGTGCCGCCATTCGGGGTGTACCTGCCACGGCTCAAGCGCTTCTGGTGTTGCTCCCCCGTCTGTGCCGCACTGTGGCGTCTCCATCACAG CTTTGCTGAAGCGGCACGTGTCTTCTACGACAAACTCCTGCCGTGCATCGTGattcggctgcggtggttctggctTTTATCGCTGACCCTGGTGGCCGCTGGTGGGGCGGTGGCCATCTTTGTCCACCCGCGCCTGCGTCTGCCCGAGTCGCCCGAGTTTCAAGTTCTGAGTGCCAGCCACCTGTTCGAGCGCTATGACCTTGACCTGAAGGAGCGCTTCTGGTTCGAGAAGGCACGGAGCAGG GACCCGTTCCACCGACTGCCTATACGCATCATCTGGGGTGTGCTTCCTGTGGACACTGGCGATTACCTTGACCCTTCCAACAAAGGGGCAGTGGTGTTTGACCCTGAATTCGACGTTGCGGACCCAGCCTCGCAAGAGTGGTTGCTATCCTTCTGCAAGCGGCTGCGTGCGCAAAGCTTCCACCGTTCGGCACTCGGCGTCCTCTTCTCGGGCTGTTTTATCGAGACATTCAAGTCTTGGATGGAGAGGCGGTGTGTCGACAGTTTCAAGCAG GCCGACCGCTTTCCCTGCTGCGAGTCTTCCCACTTCCCATACCCGAGGGACGTCTTCAGCCTCTGCCTGCGGAGAGCCATCGCAAGCTTGCACCAGTCTCCCGGCTACTATTTTGTCCCCGGCATGGCGGGACCGCGCTTCCTACGCAACGGCACAGTACGGGCAATCGTGCTCGAGTACGACAGCGTCTACTCTTACTCCCACTCGCACCACGACATGGACAACTTCTGGCACCGCGTTGAAAGCTGGATTGAGCAGGAAATGAAGTCTGCGCCACCGGGTCTTCGCAACGGGTGGTTCACCAGTGACCTCGAGTTCTACGACCTCCAGAGCAGCCTGGCAGAAGGCACGCTGGTCGCCATGGGCGTCGCGGTGGGTGTGTCGTTTGTGGCCCTGCTGGTGACCACGCTGAACCTTCTCGTGAGCCTGTACGCCATCGTCACGATTGCGTGTGTCATCTGCACGACGGTGGGAGCTCTGGTGCTCATGGGTTGGCGGCTCAATGTGCTGGAGAGTATCACGGTGTCGGTGGCTATTGGCCTGGCCGTTGACTACACGATACACTACGGTGTGGCCTACCGCCTGTCAGCTCAG GATCGCGAGACCTCGGTGATTCAGTCGCTGTCCCGCGTCGGCAGCCCCGTCACCATGGCAGCCCTGACGAGCTTCCTGGCCGGCGCACTCATGTTCCCCTCATTCGTGCTCGCCTACCTGCAAGTGGGCACATTCCTCATGCTCATCACAGTCGTCTCGTGGGTGTACGCCACGTTCTTCTTCCACTCGCTGCTTAGCGTCGCCGGACCACAGCGCGGTCAGCTGCAGCTCGACTACCCGAGCCTACACTGCTGCGAGAGTGCGTCACCAGCACCAGTTGACAAGACCGTGTACGCCCTCTCCGAGTCCACCCTGTCCACTTCGAGCGCCAGCTGCCCCGCCGCCATCATACACAGCGAGAGCCACGAGCTCGAGCCGCTGACCCTTGCTGCTGCGCTCAACGGCGGCAGCGCGGTGAACCGCTTCGGCAACGGCaacaaaaagaagcagaagaaggcAAGGCAGCGCTCGGGGAGCCTGTCCGCGGCAGCCGCAAGAACTCACGGCGCCCGCCGGAAAGTGAGCCTTCCGGTCGTGAGTGTGACATATCACGGCGACCCGAGTCCACGCCACGTGTCGGGGGCCACCAGTTCATCGACCATCGTGTGCGGGGCCGACGAGGACATTCACGATGACCCCATTGTGTGA
- the LOC135899658 gene encoding protein dispatched homolog 1-like isoform X1: protein MNESQPEVPPADEEEGSYGRLVQSPPTSKGRKRKKDPQDARSEPGKPRRKLGPMWKRRGEGAPRNRERTRYFCSDPSRSHGHVVFGPKVPGTNLFTLEALRSICRTDLDVLRRPASLRSICERVSPRRCCTSWSIPHFVALLHNRSSCLDITATDVQEVLKRLEACAPHYHSMKLSHDCASGAPLCRGVPAECIEYNAVYTILHYLADVDFLAPVAGRGDDDGDELIGHWDGGSQRNDSASGPGKLVHKPHLSYTSVFLPIAQSTAAMPYFKDLEEYGQLEDDVTQVVGMELGLKHALFDEYLLHDTVYVALAGVTVLAAMWAYTQSFLVTAVTCLAVIFSLGTAYFLYTTVFRISFFPFMNILTLTIAIGIGADDAFIYCKTWGAAKAEKNSGTLVKLVRDTLHHACLSMLVTSVTTAAAFFASCVSSITAVRCFGLFAGTAVLASFFFTVTWLPAALIVAEKWCSSTCCLCVPPFGVYLPRLKRFWCCSPVCAALWRLHHSFAEAARVFYDKLLPCIVIRLRWFWLLSLTLVAAGGAVAIFVHPRLRLPESPEFQVLSASHLFERYDLDLKERFWFEKARSRDPFHRLPIRIIWGVLPVDTGDYLDPSNKGAVVFDPEFDVADPASQEWLLSFCKRLRAQSFHRSALGVLFSGCFIETFKSWMERRCVDSFKQADRFPCCESSHFPYPRDVFSLCLRRAIASLHQSPGYYFVPGMAGPRFLRNGTVRAIVLEYDSVYSYSHSHHDMDNFWHRVESWIEQEMKSAPPGLRNGWFTSDLEFYDLQSSLAEGTLVAMGVAVGVSFVALLVTTLNLLVSLYAIVTIACVICTTVGALVLMGWRLNVLESITVSVAIGLAVDYTIHYGVAYRLSAQQDRETSVIQSLSRVGSPVTMAALTSFLAGALMFPSFVLAYLQVGTFLMLITVVSWVYATFFFHSLLSVAGPQRGQLQLDYPSLHCCESASPAPVDKTVYALSESTLSTSSASCPAAIIHSESHELEPLTLAAALNGGSAVNRFGNGNKKKQKKARQRSGSLSAAAARTHGARRKVSLPVVSVTYHGDPSPRHVSGATSSSTIVCGADEDIHDDPIV from the exons ATGAATGAAAGTCAGCCAGAAGTCCCCCCAGCTGATGAAGAGGAAGGGTCATATGGTCGGCTTGTTCAAAGTCCACCAACCTCCAAGGGTCGCAAACGCAAGAAAGACCCACAAGACGCGCGGTCAGAGCCGGGAAAGCCACGGCGAAAGCTTGGTCCCATGTGGAAGCGTCGAGGGGAGGGCGCTCCTAGGAACCGTGAAAGGACACGCTACTTCTGCAGTGATCCAT CTCGAAGCCACGGCCACGTGGTCTTTGGCCCAAAGGTTCCCGGAACGAACCTGTTCACCCTGGAGGCCCTACGCTCCATCTGTCGGACTGACCTGGATGTGCTGCGACGCCCCGCCAGCCTGCGATCCATCTGCGAGCGGGTCAGCCCACGCCGCTGCTGCACTTCCTGGTCCATCCCGCACTTCGTTGCGCTGCTCCACAACCGGTCTTCGTGCCTGGACATCACGGCGACCGATGTCCAGGAG GTTCTCAAAAGGCTGGAGGCCTGTGCGCCCCACTACCACAGCATGAAGTTGAGCCACGACTGTGCCTCGGGGGCCCCGCTGTGCCGCGGAGTACCCGCCGAGTGCATCGAGTACAACGCAGTGTACACCATCCTCCACTATTTGGCCGACGTCGACTTCCTCGCCCCGGTCGCGGGCCGGGgggacgacgacggcgacgagtTGATCGGTCACTGGGACGGCGGCAGCCAACGGAACGACTCGGCGTCTGGTCCGGGCAAGCTCGTCCACAAGCCACACCTGTCCTACACGAGTGTGTTCCTTCCTATAGCCCAGAGTACCGCGGCTATGCCCTACTTCAAGGACCTCGAGGAGTACGGCCAACTAGAGGATGACGTAACTCAG GTTGTGGGCATGGAACTGGGGCTGAAGCACGCCCTCTTCGACGAGTACCTGCTTCACGACACGGTGTACGTGGCCCTGGCAGGCGTGACGGTGCTGGCAGCCATGTGGGCCTACACGCAGTCGTTCCTGGTGACGGCCGTCACGTGCCTGGCCGTCATCTTCTCTCTGGGCACGGCCTACTTCCTCTACACCACAGTCTTCCGCATCTCCTTCTTCCCCTTCATGAACATCCTCACCCTTACGATCGCCATAG GTATTGGAGCAGATGACGCCTTCATATACTGCAAGACGTGGGGGGCAGCCAAGGCGGAGAAAAACAGCGGCACGTTGGTCAAGCTGGTCCGGGACACGCTGCACCACGCCTGTCTCTCCATGCTGGTCACCAGCGTCACTACAGCTGCTGCCTTTTTTGCCAGCTGTGTCAGCAGTATCACAGCTGTTCGCTGCTTCGG CCTGTTTGCCGGCACGGCTGTGCTGGCGAGCTTCTTCTTCACGGTGACATGGCTGCCTGCAGCGCTCATCGTGGCTGAGAAGTGGTGCTCCTCAACATGCTGCCTCTGTGTGCCGCCATTCGGGGTGTACCTGCCACGGCTCAAGCGCTTCTGGTGTTGCTCCCCCGTCTGTGCCGCACTGTGGCGTCTCCATCACAG CTTTGCTGAAGCGGCACGTGTCTTCTACGACAAACTCCTGCCGTGCATCGTGattcggctgcggtggttctggctTTTATCGCTGACCCTGGTGGCCGCTGGTGGGGCGGTGGCCATCTTTGTCCACCCGCGCCTGCGTCTGCCCGAGTCGCCCGAGTTTCAAGTTCTGAGTGCCAGCCACCTGTTCGAGCGCTATGACCTTGACCTGAAGGAGCGCTTCTGGTTCGAGAAGGCACGGAGCAGG GACCCGTTCCACCGACTGCCTATACGCATCATCTGGGGTGTGCTTCCTGTGGACACTGGCGATTACCTTGACCCTTCCAACAAAGGGGCAGTGGTGTTTGACCCTGAATTCGACGTTGCGGACCCAGCCTCGCAAGAGTGGTTGCTATCCTTCTGCAAGCGGCTGCGTGCGCAAAGCTTCCACCGTTCGGCACTCGGCGTCCTCTTCTCGGGCTGTTTTATCGAGACATTCAAGTCTTGGATGGAGAGGCGGTGTGTCGACAGTTTCAAGCAG GCCGACCGCTTTCCCTGCTGCGAGTCTTCCCACTTCCCATACCCGAGGGACGTCTTCAGCCTCTGCCTGCGGAGAGCCATCGCAAGCTTGCACCAGTCTCCCGGCTACTATTTTGTCCCCGGCATGGCGGGACCGCGCTTCCTACGCAACGGCACAGTACGGGCAATCGTGCTCGAGTACGACAGCGTCTACTCTTACTCCCACTCGCACCACGACATGGACAACTTCTGGCACCGCGTTGAAAGCTGGATTGAGCAGGAAATGAAGTCTGCGCCACCGGGTCTTCGCAACGGGTGGTTCACCAGTGACCTCGAGTTCTACGACCTCCAGAGCAGCCTGGCAGAAGGCACGCTGGTCGCCATGGGCGTCGCGGTGGGTGTGTCGTTTGTGGCCCTGCTGGTGACCACGCTGAACCTTCTCGTGAGCCTGTACGCCATCGTCACGATTGCGTGTGTCATCTGCACGACGGTGGGAGCTCTGGTGCTCATGGGTTGGCGGCTCAATGTGCTGGAGAGTATCACGGTGTCGGTGGCTATTGGCCTGGCCGTTGACTACACGATACACTACGGTGTGGCCTACCGCCTGTCAGCTCAG CAGGATCGCGAGACCTCGGTGATTCAGTCGCTGTCCCGCGTCGGCAGCCCCGTCACCATGGCAGCCCTGACGAGCTTCCTGGCCGGCGCACTCATGTTCCCCTCATTCGTGCTCGCCTACCTGCAAGTGGGCACATTCCTCATGCTCATCACAGTCGTCTCGTGGGTGTACGCCACGTTCTTCTTCCACTCGCTGCTTAGCGTCGCCGGACCACAGCGCGGTCAGCTGCAGCTCGACTACCCGAGCCTACACTGCTGCGAGAGTGCGTCACCAGCACCAGTTGACAAGACCGTGTACGCCCTCTCCGAGTCCACCCTGTCCACTTCGAGCGCCAGCTGCCCCGCCGCCATCATACACAGCGAGAGCCACGAGCTCGAGCCGCTGACCCTTGCTGCTGCGCTCAACGGCGGCAGCGCGGTGAACCGCTTCGGCAACGGCaacaaaaagaagcagaagaaggcAAGGCAGCGCTCGGGGAGCCTGTCCGCGGCAGCCGCAAGAACTCACGGCGCCCGCCGGAAAGTGAGCCTTCCGGTCGTGAGTGTGACATATCACGGCGACCCGAGTCCACGCCACGTGTCGGGGGCCACCAGTTCATCGACCATCGTGTGCGGGGCCGACGAGGACATTCACGATGACCCCATTGTGTGA